A window from Aeromonas rivipollensis encodes these proteins:
- a CDS encoding ABC transporter ATP-binding protein: MQIAQTDAPIIEVQHLYKDFAVNSNAIKSGKMRALSDITFNLHRGRALAVVGESGSGKSTIAKIIAKMYKLSNGRILYRGRDLEEFNKGTALLDYRQSVQMVWQDPFGSLNPTHTIYHHIARPLLLHSKVSDKRDLPDMVYGLLEKVGLTPAKATAAKYPHQLSGGQRQRVNIARNLAVEAEVVLADEPTSMLDVSIRIGILNLMEQMKNELGVSMLYITHDIATARYVAEDLAVMYVGHMVEWGEVDEILHHPQHPYTQLLISAVPDPEKSIHAELEGGRKGEIPLWTPESRGCPFAGRCHQAMARCKESLPPVTKLADNHFVRCYLHE, encoded by the coding sequence CATCGAGGTCCAGCATCTCTACAAGGACTTCGCCGTCAACTCCAATGCCATCAAGAGCGGCAAGATGCGGGCCCTCTCCGACATCACCTTCAACCTCCACCGGGGCCGCGCCCTGGCGGTGGTGGGGGAGTCGGGCTCCGGCAAGAGCACCATCGCCAAGATCATCGCCAAGATGTACAAGCTCTCCAACGGCCGCATCCTCTACCGGGGCCGGGATCTGGAGGAGTTCAACAAGGGCACCGCCCTGCTGGACTACCGCCAGAGCGTGCAGATGGTGTGGCAAGACCCGTTCGGTTCGCTCAACCCGACCCACACCATCTACCACCACATAGCCCGCCCCCTGCTGCTGCACAGCAAGGTGAGCGACAAGCGGGATCTGCCCGACATGGTCTATGGCCTCCTTGAAAAGGTGGGGCTGACCCCGGCCAAGGCGACGGCGGCCAAATACCCCCACCAGCTCTCCGGCGGCCAGCGCCAGCGGGTCAACATCGCCCGCAACCTGGCGGTGGAGGCAGAAGTGGTGCTGGCGGACGAGCCCACCTCCATGCTCGACGTCTCCATTCGCATCGGCATCCTCAACCTGATGGAGCAGATGAAGAACGAGCTCGGCGTCTCCATGCTCTACATCACCCACGACATCGCCACCGCCCGCTACGTGGCGGAAGATCTCGCGGTGATGTACGTGGGCCACATGGTGGAGTGGGGCGAGGTGGACGAGATACTGCACCACCCCCAGCATCCCTATACCCAGCTGCTCATCTCGGCGGTGCCGGATCCGGAGAAGAGCATCCATGCCGAGCTGGAGGGGGGCCGCAAGGGGGAGATCCCGCTCTGGACGCCGGAATCCCGGGGCTGCCCCTTCGCCGGTCGCTGCCATCAGGCCATGGCGCGCTGCAAGGAGAGCCTGCCCCCCGTGACCAAGCTTGCCGACAACCACTTCGTGCGCTGCTACCTGCACGAATAA